The nucleotide sequence GACACCGACCGCGGCCTGCGCCGCGTGCGCCTTCACCGTCGAGGCCAGGAGGTCCAGCCGGGCCGTGGACGCGCCGTCGGCGTCGGCGAGGGTGGCCAGGCAGAGGTTGTGCAGGCCCGTCGAGCGGGCCGCCATGTCGGCGGCGAGGTGCTGGACGGCCTGGAACCCGCCGATCGGCCTGCCGAACTGCTCACGCCGCCCGACGTGTTCCACCGTGCGTTCGAGCGCACCCCTGGCGAGGCCGTCGAGCTCGCAGGCGAGCAGGATCCGGGACCAGGCCCGGATCCTCCCGACGAGGTCTCCGTCGGTGACGACCAGGTCGGCGCTCGCCGCGTCCAGGCGGACCCGGGCGAAGGCGGTCCCGGGATCGGCACTGCCGATCGGCTCGACGCGCACCCCGGGTGCGGCCGGGTCGACCAGGCACACCGCCGCGCCCGCGAGTACGACGAGCACGTTCGCCTGTGCGGCGAAGCGTGCGGCGGCGACGGTGCCGGTGAGCTCCCGCCCGGTCCGGGAGACCGACCCGATCTCGGCAGCCCGGTCGTCGGTGATGCCGGGATCGACGAGTGCCGGCGGTGTCCCCGCCGGATCCGGCCCGATCTGTTCGACCAGCGCCGGGAGCAGGCTGTTCTCCAGCAGTGGTCCGATCACCAGGTGCCGCCCGTACTGCTCGAACAGCGGGCCGAGATCGGCCGGTGTGGCCCCGATCCCGCCCCGGCATTCGGCGACGGCCACCGAGTACCAGCCCAGCTCGGCGAGCTCGGCCGCGAGGCCCGCGTCCCAGCCCGAACCGGTTCCGTCCCCGCCGGGGCCGTCGCCGAGGAGCGTGCGACGCCGGTCGCAGTCGTAGCTGCGGGTCAGGTAGTCGTGCACGGTGGATGCGAGGTCGTCGTGCTCAGCCACGGGGCAGCCCCAGGAGTCGTTCGGCCACGATGGTGCGCTGGATCTGGGCGGAGCCGCCGTAGATGGAGGCGGCTCGCGAGTACAAGTGGTCGTGGGCCCAGCGCTCCGACCGCAGACCGGCCGGCCGGGAACCGGGCACCGCCCGCAGCGGACCCAGC is from Pseudonocardia autotrophica and encodes:
- a CDS encoding acyl-CoA dehydrogenase family protein, producing the protein MAEHDDLASTVHDYLTRSYDCDRRRTLLGDGPGGDGTGSGWDAGLAAELAELGWYSVAVAECRGGIGATPADLGPLFEQYGRHLVIGPLLENSLLPALVEQIGPDPAGTPPALVDPGITDDRAAEIGSVSRTGRELTGTVAAARFAAQANVLVVLAGAAVCLVDPAAPGVRVEPIGSADPGTAFARVRLDAASADLVVTDGDLVGRIRAWSRILLACELDGLARGALERTVEHVGRREQFGRPIGGFQAVQHLAADMAARSTGLHNLCLATLADADGASTARLDLLASTVKAHAAQAAVGVCEDAIQLHGGMGFTTETDVSWYYRRALALRGWYGDEIELRHRIGAALLDPEGRM